In Rhizorhabdus phycosphaerae, the genomic stretch CCTCGGCCATCGCGACGATCGGCTGCATCTTCGCCAGCGCCTTGGCGCGCGACTGCGCCTGTTTGGCGGTCGACGCACGCGCGCTGTTGCGGGCGATATAGTCCTGCAACTTGGCGCGCTGCGCGTCCTGCGACGCCTTGGCCGCGGCGATCTGCGCCGCGCGCTCGGCGCGCTGGCGCTCGAAGCTGTCATAGCCGCCCGTGTAGAGCGTCGTCTTGCCGCCCTCCAGATGGAGGATATGGTCGACGACATTGTTGAGCAGGTCGCGCTCGTGGCTGATGATGACGATCATCGCCGGATAGCTTTTCAGGAAATTCTCGAGCCACAGGGTCGCTTCGAGGTCGAGGTGGTTCGACGGCTCGTCGAGCAGCAGCAGGTCGGGCTCGGAGAAGAGGAGCGCCGCGAGCGCGACGCGCATCTTCCAGCCGCCCGAATAGCTGTCGAGTGGACGCTGCTGCATCTCCTCGTCGAAACCGAGGCCGACGAGAATGGTCGAGGCCCGCGCCGGCGCGGTATAGGCATCGATCGCCAGCAGCCGCTCATAGACCTCACCCAGCCGGTCGGGATCCTCGCAGGTCTCGCTCTCGACGAGCAGCGCGGCGCGCTCCTTGTCGGCGGCAAGCACCGTCTCGATCGGGGTCGAAGTGCCGCTGGGCGCTTCCTGTGCGATATAGCCGATGCGCAGGTCGCGCGGCTTGTCGAGATCGCCGTCATCGGCCTCGAGCGAACCGATCATCACCTTCATCAGCGTCGACTTGCCGGCGCCGTTGCGCCCGATCAGGCCGACCCGCGCACGCGGGGGCAGTGCGGCCGAGGCGCGGTCGAGGATGGTGCGGCCACCGAGGCGGACGGTGAGATTCGAGAAGTTCAGCATCGCGCGCCGATAGAGGATTTTGCAGCGCGGCGAAACCGCGTGTTGCGTGACGGTTCCGCGCCGATTTGCGCCGGATCAAATCGCCATCGACGCTTGAAGCCATAAGCCTGCTGCACCAATAGTCCCGGCCTACGATTCGAAGAACAGCGAGAGGGCGCATGACCGATCTTTACCCCGTTCCCGCCGAGTGGGCCGCCAAGGCTAAGGTGACGAAGGCGTCCTATGCGGCGGACTATGCGCGGTCGATCGGGGATTCGCACACCTTCTGGCTGGATCAGGCGAAGCGGCTCGATTGGGTGCGTTTTCCCACGAAGACCGACGAAAGCTCCTTCGGCGAAGCCGATTTCCAGGTCCGCTGGTTCGCAGACGGCCAACTCAACGTCGCCGCCAACTGTCTCGACCGGCATCTCGCCGAGCGCGGCGACCAGACCGCGATCATCTGGGAACCCGACGTCCCGACCGAGGAGCCGCGCCGCTTCACCTACGCCCAGGTTCATCAAGAGGTCTGCCGCTTTGCCAATGTGTTGAAGGCGCAGGGGGTGAAGAAGGGCGACCGCGTCACCGTCTATCTGCCGATGATCCCCGAGGCAGCCTTCGCGCTGCTCGCCTGCGCGCGGATCGGCGCGATCCACTCGGTCGTGTTCGGCGGCTTCTCGCCCGAGGCGCTGGCGGGGCGTATCCAGGACTGCGACAGCTCGGTGGTGATCACCGCCGACTGCGGCCGGCGCGGGGGCAAGCTCGTCCCGCTCAAGACCAACGTCGACGCCGCCGCCGCACACGCGCCCAGCCTGAACAAGGTGATCGTGATCCGCGCGACCGGCAGCGAGGTTCCGATGAGTGCCGGGCGCGACGCCTGGTATCATGAGCTTGCCGAAGGCGTCTCCGCCGACTGCCCGGCCGAGACGATGGACGCCGAGGATCCGCTGTTCATCCTTTACACCTCGGGATCGACCGGCAAGCCGAAGGGCGTGCTGCACACGACCGGGGGCTATCTGCTCTGGGCGAGCCTCACGCACGAAATCTGCTTCGACTATCGTCCCGGGCAGATCTACTGGTGCGCCGCCGACATCGGCTGGGTCACCGGGCACAGCTATATCGTCTACGGCCCGCTCGCGAACGGTGCGACGACGCTGATGTACGAGGGCGTCCCCAACTGGCCCGACGCCAGCCGCATCTGGCAGGTGGTAGACCGCCACAAGGTCGAGATCGTCTTCACCGCACCCACCGCGTTGCGGGCGCTGATGAAGGACGGCGACGAGTTCGTCGCGCGCACTTCGCGCGCCTCGCTCAAGCTGCTGGGCACGGTCGGCGAGCCGATCAACCCGGAAGCGTGGCGCTGGTATCACGACGTTGTCGGCGAAGGGCGCTGCCCGATCGTCGACACCTGGTGGCAGACGGAGACCGGGGCGGCGATGATCGCCCCGCTGCCGGGCGCGACCGATCTGAAGCCCGGCTCCGCGACCAAGCCGCTCTACGGCGTGGTGCCCGAGCTGGTCGACGCCGAGGGCAAGGTGCTGGAGGGCGCGACCGACGGCAATCTGTGCATCACGCGCAGCTGGCCGGGGCAGATGCGCACCGTCTGGGGCGACCATGAGCGCTTTTTCCAGACCTATTTCTCGACCTATGCCGGCAAATATTTCACCGGCGACGGCTG encodes the following:
- the acs gene encoding acetate--CoA ligase, coding for MTDLYPVPAEWAAKAKVTKASYAADYARSIGDSHTFWLDQAKRLDWVRFPTKTDESSFGEADFQVRWFADGQLNVAANCLDRHLAERGDQTAIIWEPDVPTEEPRRFTYAQVHQEVCRFANVLKAQGVKKGDRVTVYLPMIPEAAFALLACARIGAIHSVVFGGFSPEALAGRIQDCDSSVVITADCGRRGGKLVPLKTNVDAAAAHAPSLNKVIVIRATGSEVPMSAGRDAWYHELAEGVSADCPAETMDAEDPLFILYTSGSTGKPKGVLHTTGGYLLWASLTHEICFDYRPGQIYWCAADIGWVTGHSYIVYGPLANGATTLMYEGVPNWPDASRIWQVVDRHKVEIVFTAPTALRALMKDGDEFVARTSRASLKLLGTVGEPINPEAWRWYHDVVGEGRCPIVDTWWQTETGAAMIAPLPGATDLKPGSATKPLYGVVPELVDAEGKVLEGATDGNLCITRSWPGQMRTVWGDHERFFQTYFSTYAGKYFTGDGCRRDADGYYWITGRVDDVINVSGHRMGTAEVESALVLHAKVAEAAVVGFPHDIKGQGIYAYVTLNAGETASDELRKELRDWVRTEIGPIATPDAIQFAPGLPKTRSGKIMRRILRKIAEGDVSSLGDTSTLADPAVVDDLVANRVKS